The following DNA comes from Ricinus communis isolate WT05 ecotype wild-type chromosome 10, ASM1957865v1, whole genome shotgun sequence.
AAATCCCCATACTCCGCACACGTGTTGCTTATAAATCCTAATCCATGTTATAAGCATTGTACAAATAGGTTTTACGTCTCAACCGCATTACACGTGGTTTGTTCTTACTGGCAACCGCCTCCAACCTCCCTCTTTCCCTTTAATTTTGCAATAAATTTCCAACTGTGTCACTTGAATACAGCCATATCTCTCTACCCTTTCTTGTTCACATAAATTACAATcttccttttgggtttgctttgGCAAAGCATGTGAAAGATTTGTCTTCTATGGCCACTTTTTAAGTCAAGAAATTATGTAACCTAAGCAAACCCAAATCCCCTTTGACTTTGAACATGATGCACAGCCAGGTTAGCAATGCACCACCATCAATGGCACTTTGGCAATTTGGGTAATGCAAAAGGGTAAATGCACAACATCACCACTATATCAATGCTGGAATTTTCCTCTGGGTTCATACCATCCTACTACATCTCTAGCAAGTTTAAGGTGATTTAGGAAGAAATAACAAGAAACCCAGTTCGATAAAATGTCTCTAGTCACAGAAGAGATCAAGGCCAAAGCTGAGGTCTATCATGGAGATGAAATCTgccaagagaaaacaaagttGTTGCTCAAGGAAGTAGGCCTACCAAATGGGCTCTTGCCTTTGCATGACATTGAAGAATGTGGGTATGAGAAGGAGTCAGGAATTGTGTGGCTAAAGCAAAAGAAGAGCATAAACCACAAGTTTGAAAAGATTGGAAAGCTTGTGAGTTATGCAACTGAGGTCACTGCTGTGGTGGAGAAATTCAAGATCAAGAAACTAACTGGAGTGAAGACAAAGGAGCTCTTGGTTTGGGTTTCATTAAGTGACATCTATCTTGATGATCCACCGACTGGAAAGATCACTTTCCAGACTCCTGCTGGTCTCTATAGATCTTTCCCAGTTTCAGCTTTTATGGTtgaggaaaaagaaaccaaGGATGTGAAGGAAGAAAACAAGGAAGTTAAGGATGTGAATGCTGCTGCAGCTGTGGAAGTGAAAGATGTGTGAGTTGATTTAGTTGTCTCTTAAATCTTGACACAAAACAAGGCTTTACTTGCTTTGTCTTTCCTATCATAATTACCAATTCTGATGTATCACCTGTTTTAGTTCTTGCTGGTAATAAAATGCTTTTAATACTTCCTAATTtgctttctttgtttaataaatttatcagatatatcaccaaaaaaaaaatattttaaaagattg
Coding sequences within:
- the LOC8269843 gene encoding uncharacterized protein LOC8269843 → MSLVTEEIKAKAEVYHGDEICQEKTKLLLKEVGLPNGLLPLHDIEECGYEKESGIVWLKQKKSINHKFEKIGKLVSYATEVTAVVEKFKIKKLTGVKTKELLVWVSLSDIYLDDPPTGKITFQTPAGLYRSFPVSAFMVEEKETKDVKEENKEVKDVNAAAAVEVKDV